One window of Candidatus Regiella endosymbiont of Tuberolachnus salignus genomic DNA carries:
- the phoB gene encoding phosphate regulon transcriptional regulator PhoB, producing MTKRILVVEDEVAIREMLCLLLQQNGYQPLTAENYSNAVASLTGLLPDLILLDWMLPGGSGIQFIQHIRREMLTRSIPVIMLTARGEEEDRVCGLELGADDYITKPFSPKEVVARIRAMIRRTVPTTTKEIIEIQGLILDPSSHRVITNKQVLAMGPTEFKLLHFFMTRPERVYNREQLLNYVWGTNVYVEDRTVDVHIRRLRKVLEKNGHDKMIQTVRGTGYRFSTCY from the coding sequence ATGACAAAACGCATTTTGGTGGTGGAAGATGAGGTAGCAATTCGAGAAATGCTCTGCCTTTTACTGCAGCAAAATGGTTACCAACCGTTAACAGCCGAAAATTATAGTAACGCAGTGGCATCTCTTACTGGCCTCTTACCCGATCTAATACTACTTGACTGGATGCTACCTGGAGGTTCCGGTATCCAATTCATTCAACACATAAGGCGTGAGATGTTAACCCGTAGTATTCCTGTAATTATGTTGACGGCGCGAGGGGAAGAAGAAGATCGCGTTTGTGGATTAGAACTCGGAGCCGACGATTATATTACTAAACCTTTTTCACCGAAAGAAGTAGTGGCACGTATTCGTGCCATGATACGACGCACTGTTCCTACGACAACTAAAGAAATAATTGAAATACAAGGTTTAATTTTAGATCCATCGTCACATCGTGTCATAACCAATAAACAAGTATTAGCCATGGGGCCGACGGAATTCAAATTGCTACACTTTTTTATGACACGTCCAGAACGAGTTTATAATCGCGAACAATTGTTAAACTATGTTTGGGGCACCAACGTTTACGTAGAAGATCGTACTGTTGATGTACATATTCGGCGACTGCGTAAAGTGCTCGAAAAAAATGGTCACGATAAAATGATTCAAACTGTACGAGGAACTGGATATCGGTTCTCAACATGCTACTAA